Sequence from the Sulfuracidifex tepidarius genome:
TGATAGAGTTCTTCGGCGGGGAACCGATGGTAGCGTATGACGTGATCACGGAAGTGTTAGATCACGTGAGGGGAAATGAATATGAAGGGATGATGACTACTAACGGGTACTTGTTGTCAAAGGAGAAATTCGTCAGGTTAGTGGAGATGAGAGTGAAACAGTATGAGATCACGTTTGACGGAGAGCGAGAGTTTCACGATAAGGTGAGACCAACTGTGGGTGGAAAGGGCACCTTCAATACTATACTCTCTAACCTGAGGTCGGCGATGCAAACTGACCTGGACTTCGAAATCCTGGTTAGAATGCACCTTCACGGAGGACAGGTTAACTCCATCAAGTCTTTGATAGACGTGATGGAGGAATTCAACGACGACCCGAGGTTCAAGTTCATGTTGAGACCTATAGCGCACTTGGGCGGACCTTTAGACCGCATGATCAAGTTGCCTACCAAGGAGGAGTTCGAGGAGGCTTCACAATACGCCAGGAAGCTGAAGAGACTGGACTCCTTCTTCACATTGAAGGACGAAGACATTCCCATGTGCTATGCGTCGTCTCCTAGGTCTATCGTGATCAGGTCTGACGGGACTCTAGCTAAGTGTACTGTGAAGCTGGACTCTGAGGTCAACAAGATAGGTTACCTAGGCGAGGACGGGTTACCCGTGATAGACATGAAGAAGATGATGTTCTGGACTAGAGGTCATCTGTCCGGAAGAAAGGAGGAGCTCTCCTGTCCTGCAAGTGAGTGATTATGAAGGTCAGCTTTCTCGACCTAGGGGCCCTGAACATAAAGGCGGGTAAGTTAGATGTGGAGGAAAACAAGTGCGAAGTTTACACGTTACCAGTGCTCACCTTAATGGAAATGATGGACGTGGATATGGAGGACGTTCAGAGGCTATTCAAGGTCTACGACGAATCAGAGATCAAAGGTAAAACCAAGGAAGTCCTGGAGCTCATGAGCAAAGTTGTATCTCCTTTCCTAGACTCGGAATACGTGATCCTGAGCGGGAGTTCTCTTGGCAAAGACATGAAGCTAACCTTGGAGAACAGGTTGCTGATCACACGTCACTTAACGAAAGCTCAAGTGGTGATTTACACCTCAGATAGAAGGTTCACGGGACCGGAACCTACTAGGGAGGCATTAGTCTCGCATAAGGGAGGTGTTAAAGCAATAGCGGAGCACTTCTCTTCTTCTCCTGTGAGCGAAATGGGAACTTCGTCTCTGGCTGTGTTTTCCTCCAAGGGAAAACAGGAGATATTAAAGCTAGGTCTGTTCAGCTCACTTTTCGGAATGGACTTGTCCTTCAGACTGTGGGGGCACCTCCACCTTTACAAGGAGACCAATTCCCTCCTCATAGACCTGATGCAGACATTGTCAGTTTCGAGTAAGGAGTACAGGGGGATCTACGAGTCTACATGGGAAAAGCTCACTAAGGGGATTCCCTCACTGAGGTATGTAAAGCCCAGGGAAGACATAGAGGAGAGAATGATGACGGAGATTTACGGAGACACTTACGCCGACTCCTCGATGGTAAACAAGCCCACCCTGAGGGTGATCTTCAGGAAGTTCATGAAAGAGATCCAAAATCGTATTCTAGAATACGTAGTTGATAATTCGACTTTAGATAATATTGACGACGATTCTATCATTGTAGCAGGTTACGGGGAAGACCTTCTATCAGACACGTTAAAGGGTGTGTTTGACGTGAAGACTCTGACATCTCTCCACAGTGTTGAGATGTCTATCTACGCGAGCGAGGTAGGTTCACTGGTGGACTTCCTGAAATACAAGGGAATCAATGTGGACTTGAAGGGAATGAAGGTTCAGGTTAGGAGCGACTTCGCCTAAAGTCTCAGAAGATATTACGAAAAATGTAACTGAATTCTCTTTTATTCTCGGTGAGCACATGAACTAGTTTCTATTTGGAAGTATCTATTTAGAAAAGATAAGGTTTTAAACTATGAAAGACGAACATGAGACACTCTCCTTAACAATTAAAGGTGTAAAAAAGATATTAATTTTCCTTTAAATTAAGTTAAAAAAGAAAGTTTCTGAGATTAAACTTTTAAAGTATAAATCTTATTAAAATAACATGATTAACGTGGGTTTCTATTACAAGGTAAGACCCGGTCATGAAAAGGAATTCGAGGAAACATTCTACAAGGTTGATTCTTTTCTTAAATCCTTTAAAGGATTCAAGAAAGCAGTACTTTACAGAAGAGTCGACCTATCGAATGAATACATGATTTACACTGAATGGGAAGATCTAGATTCATTCAGAAGATTCACTACGTCGAGGGAATATCAAGACACTACAACCTACGGTAAAACAATCTTAGAGGGAAGACCTTTCCATAGAGTGCTTCACGAGATAAATGACGACTAAATCATCTGTTTGTCTTAAGAGGAGACACCTCTCGATTTTCGTGTATTTTCAACCCTTCAAAGCAACCTTACAAATCAACGAAAAATTACTTCACAATAGTAAGTTGAAACTGTCAGATGACTTCGGTGGGGTCATTCAGGGATCTATTGTGAATTCAGTTTATTTATCGAAATAAGATGAATTTAATTGAACGCTCTTATATGGGCTGGGTAAGAATTCACACTTAACGATTTCCTTTATTTAGTCTATTTTTGTCATAATTACAATTCTTAATAGTAACCTAAATCGCCCCTTCGGTGATGTAAGGCTGTTAAAGACTGGAGATTGCCAAATTCTTAATCCGTACAAAAACAAGGATCTCATGCAATCTTTTTCCTCATGTGAACAGCACATGAGTCTCTTTTTTACTAGTAGTTGAAGTATTTTTGTACGTTTTTCATCAGGAGGTAGCCTAGATATAGTGAAATGAACAAAGCTATTCCTAAAACTGCATAGAAGGCGGGTCCATTCTTTATGTACAGAATATCAAAGAGGTATAGAAACACGAAGACGAAGACTATCTCTACAGCATAAACTAAACTTCTGAACCCTTCAGTGGTCATTTCCATCACCCTTAGGTAACAACATAAGTAGAAGGTAGGGCACGGAGTCAAGTGAGACCAGAATTCCGTTTGTGTACAAAGTGAACCCTTCTAGCACTCCTAGGAAAATGACGTAAAATGTCACAATGAAAAGTAACCTCAGCTCAAGCCTAGGTAACTTGAAGAGTTTGGTTGAATCCACGACTTCGTTCTCAGCTACACCCAAGACTACCAAAGTCATAATCCCAGCCAAAACGAAAGAGAACACCATCAAGGTGAAAATAGCGTAAATTTCAAGCATATGCGGTCTGCCTCGTCCTCTCTCTAAAAGAAGAATAGTAAGAGAGCAGTTGAGGGTTCACTGTAGGTTTTATCATTGATATTGACTGTTCTAGATCTTCCTGTTTAAGTACAGGTCTGTCCCCCTCAATTATGCTTCGCCTGATCGCCAATAGCACTGCTCTATTCACTGCTCCCCTTATGTCAGCCGGGGTGTACATCTGCGTTAGTCTAGCTAACCTCTCGTAATCTATATCTCCATGCGAGTGTTTCGATATCATAAAGGCAAAGAGCTTCTTCCTACCGTCTTCATCCGGAGGGGGTATGTAAATTAGTTTCTCCAATCTCCCGGGTCTCAACAGAGCTAGATCAAGCATGTCAGGTCTATTTGTGGCTGCGATCACAACGACTTGTTCGTCTCTCTTGCTCAACCCGTCCATTTCAGTAAGGAGCTGACTCACCACTCTCTCGGTTACCCTATTAGGGTCGCTTCCTCTAGCTGAGGCTAATGAGTCTATCTCGTCGAAGAACACTACCGTAGGGGAGTATTGTCTGGCCTTCTTGAAAACCTCCCTGATTGCCCTTTCACTCTCTCCCACCCACATGTTAAGAAGTTCTGGCCCGTTTACCGCGATGAAGTTGGCTCCACTTTCGTGTGATACTGCCCTTGCTAACATGGTCTTCCCTGTCCCAGGAGGGCCGTAAAGGAGAACCCCACTTGGCAGTTCAGCATTGATGTAGTCGTAAATTTCCCTGTTCTTTAGAGGCCATTCAACGACTTCTTTCAACTCCAGCTTAACATCTTCCAGTCCCACAACGTCCTCCCAGGAGGTGTTGGGTATCTCCAACCTGAACTCCCTCAAGGCTGACGGTTGAACGGTTTTAAGTGCATTCATGAAATCGGATTCGTTTAACACTAAATTCTCGTAGTTAGACTCCCTCTTTAACGCGATCATCATAGCTTCTCTAACTACGGCCTCTAGATCCGCCCCGACGTAACCGTGGGTTATCTCGGCTATTTTCTCCAGGTTAACATCGCTTCCGAGCTTGAGCCTCCTGGTATGTATCTTCAATATGTCAAGCCTTTCTTTAGCCCCTGGGACAGGAATCTCAATTTCTCTATCGAACCTACCTGGCCTTCTCAAGGCAGGATCTATAGCGTTAGGTCTGTTCGTGGCTCCTATCACAAGCACTCCTGACCTGGAGCTTACTCCATCCATTAATGTTAGGAGTTGGGCAACGATTCTCCTGTCTGCCTCAGAGGAGGCTACATCTCTGCTGGGAGCCATTGCGTCTATTTCGTCTATGAAAACTATGGAGGGCGAGTCATGGAAAGCTTGTTCGAATATTTCCCTGAGTCTTTTCTCGCTCTCACCGTAGTATTTTGACGCTACTTCCGGTCCACTAATGTAAAAGAAGCTAGACATCATCGAGTTTGCCAACGCTTTGGCTATGAGGGTCTTCCCTGTCCCAGGAGGGCCGTAAAGGAGAACCCCCTTCGGTGCCCTCAAACCAAAGAGTCTAGGTATCTCAGGTTTCAATAGTGCTATCTCAGCTATTTCCATGAGGGTTGACACTTGGTCTGAAAGCCCTCCAACTTCATCTAAGGTAACGAAGGAGATGTCCTTCTGTGTCAGTCTGAGACTAGAGCTGGCTACGTTGATCTTGGTATCTCCCGTAATCATTCCGACTTCCCCTCTAGGTGACATAGATACTACCACGAACTCTCCTTCCTTAGTGTTGATCATGTTCCTCAACATTATCGGCCTGCCTCTGAGCTCTAAGCTAATTTTCCTTTCGTCGAACTGTTTTTGGACAGTAGGTGAGATTGAGACGTAGTCCAAGTCAACAGGAGCGGATTTCTTTATCAACACTTTCTCGCCGCTGTTAACCGCAAGCGCTTTCAAGTCTTCTTCGTTTACCTCCATATCCCTTGAGTTACCTTCCATTACGGTGAGAGGAATTATTCTCTCACCATATACCACTATCACGTCGCCTGGGAGAAGTGAGAGTCTTGACATTTCTTCTTTCTGCATCCACGCTATCCCTCTCCCTTTTCTCCTTGTCGAGAAGATAGTTATCACGTGAGGCTCTGTTCCCATAATTAAATTTCCATTCTCATGTTTATTAGGTTTAACTCTTTATTTTTTATTTTTTGAAAAGGAAAATAAGTAAAAAAGATTATATATTATTTGAACTTATTTCGAAATGAGACTGT
This genomic interval carries:
- a CDS encoding radical SAM protein, with the protein product MRRKQFHLILMPTEKCNFRCVYCYESFTIPKMSPLVVDRVKRYTDFLFKEGYELLIEFFGGEPMVAYDVITEVLDHVRGNEYEGMMTTNGYLLSKEKFVRLVEMRVKQYEITFDGEREFHDKVRPTVGGKGTFNTILSNLRSAMQTDLDFEILVRMHLHGGQVNSIKSLIDVMEEFNDDPRFKFMLRPIAHLGGPLDRMIKLPTKEEFEEASQYARKLKRLDSFFTLKDEDIPMCYASSPRSIVIRSDGTLAKCTVKLDSEVNKIGYLGEDGLPVIDMKKMMFWTRGHLSGRKEELSCPASE
- a CDS encoding antibiotic biosynthesis monooxygenase family protein — protein: MINVGFYYKVRPGHEKEFEETFYKVDSFLKSFKGFKKAVLYRRVDLSNEYMIYTEWEDLDSFRRFTTSREYQDTTTYGKTILEGRPFHRVLHEINDD
- a CDS encoding AAA family ATPase, giving the protein MGTEPHVITIFSTRRKGRGIAWMQKEEMSRLSLLPGDVIVVYGERIIPLTVMEGNSRDMEVNEEDLKALAVNSGEKVLIKKSAPVDLDYVSISPTVQKQFDERKISLELRGRPIMLRNMINTKEGEFVVVSMSPRGEVGMITGDTKINVASSSLRLTQKDISFVTLDEVGGLSDQVSTLMEIAEIALLKPEIPRLFGLRAPKGVLLYGPPGTGKTLIAKALANSMMSSFFYISGPEVASKYYGESEKRLREIFEQAFHDSPSIVFIDEIDAMAPSRDVASSEADRRIVAQLLTLMDGVSSRSGVLVIGATNRPNAIDPALRRPGRFDREIEIPVPGAKERLDILKIHTRRLKLGSDVNLEKIAEITHGYVGADLEAVVREAMMIALKRESNYENLVLNESDFMNALKTVQPSALREFRLEIPNTSWEDVVGLEDVKLELKEVVEWPLKNREIYDYINAELPSGVLLYGPPGTGKTMLARAVSHESGANFIAVNGPELLNMWVGESERAIREVFKKARQYSPTVVFFDEIDSLASARGSDPNRVTERVVSQLLTEMDGLSKRDEQVVVIAATNRPDMLDLALLRPGRLEKLIYIPPPDEDGRKKLFAFMISKHSHGDIDYERLARLTQMYTPADIRGAVNRAVLLAIRRSIIEGDRPVLKQEDLEQSISMIKPTVNPQLLSYYSSFRERTRQTAYA